One Triticum dicoccoides isolate Atlit2015 ecotype Zavitan chromosome 5B, WEW_v2.0, whole genome shotgun sequence genomic window carries:
- the LOC119307950 gene encoding heptahelical transmembrane protein 4-like has protein sequence MEERPMASSTSCEGSDHDNKNKKHHCELIGYEALPEWLKDNEYIHGYYRCEWPMKETILSIFSIHNETLNVWSHLVGFLLFLCLTILTAMVIPRDGCSGDGNTFDDAPSTRSYWGDLMAMANMTGALKHEAAACLLLPPAAADLPGNEEEIPNSCPPNTSSSLSHHHVALIQDASAAPRAADDAASADPITRWPMFAYLCGAMVCLLTSSACHLVLCHSERMAYVTLRLDYAGIAALIVTSFYPIVYYSFLCHPGLQRLYMGFITAFGAAAVTASLVPVFQAPEFRLLRAGLFSCMGVSGLIPVAHKLVLYGGRREAAVTACYEALMGALYGLGAAVYAARMPERWFPGRFDLVGHSHQLFHLFVIAGAYAHYLGGVEYLKWRDADRCW, from the exons ATGGAGGAGAGACCAATGGCCTCTTCCACTTCCTGCGAAGGCTCTGACCACGACAACAAGAACAAGAAGCACCACTGCGAGCTGATCGGCTACGAGGCGCTGCCGGAGTGGCTCAAGGACAACGAGTACATCCACGGCTACTACCGGTGCGAGTGGCCGATGAAGGAGACCATCCTCAGCATCTTCTCCATCCACAACGAGACCCTCAACGTCTGGTC GCATTTGGTAGGATTCCTGCTGTTCCTGTGCTTGACGATCCTCACGGCAATGGTGATCCCACGGGACGGCTGCAGCGGCGACGGGAACACATTTGACGACGCGCCATCGACGAGGAGCTACTGGGGAGATCTGATGGCGATGGCCAACATGACAGGGGCGCTGAAGCACGAGGCAGCCGCCTGCCTCCTGCTGCCTCCAGCTGCCGCAGATTTGCCTGGAAATGAGGAGGAGATCCCGAACAGCTGTCCACCCAACACATCCTCCTCGCTCTCTCACCACCATGTTGCCTTGATCCAG GACGCCAGCGCGGCGCCACGGGCCGCGGACGACGCTGCCTCCGCCGATCCGATCACGCGGTGGCCGATGTTCGCGTACCTGTGCGGAGCCATGGTGTGCCTACTTACGAGCAGCGCTTGCCACCTGGTGCTGTGCCACTCGGAGAGAATGGCGTACGTGACGCTCCGGCTGGACTATGCCGGCATCGCCGCCCTGATCGTCACCTCCTTCTACCCGATCGTCTACTACTCCTTCCTCTGCCATCCGGGGCTGCAGCGGCTCTACATGGGCTTCATCACCGCCTTCGGCGCCGCGGCGGTCACGGCGTCGCTGGTGCCGGTGTTCCAGGCGCCCGAGTTCCGCCTGCTCCGCGCCGGGCTCTTCTCATGCATGGGCGTGTCGGGGCTCATCCCCGTCGCGCACAAGCTCGTGCTGTACGGCGGCCGGCGGGAGGCCGCCGTGACGGCGTGCTACGAGGCGCTCATGGGCGCGCTCTACGGGCTCGGCGCCGCCGTCTACGCGGCGCGCATGCCGGAGCGGTGGTTCCCCGGGCGGTTCGACCTCGTCGGGCACAGCCACCAGCTGTTCCATCTATTCGTCATCGCCGGCGCGTACGCGCACTACCTCGGTGGCGTCGAGTACCTCAAGTGGAGGGACGCCGACAGGTGCTGGTGA